The following are encoded together in the Poseidonibacter lekithochrous genome:
- a CDS encoding formate dehydrogenase subunit gamma produces MKKYLFLMLALSSALFAYSTVSEANQEIINNMLSYEKDGNTHLGDLFVYLQTKLFENAYLFVIVLVPLVFFIHYMIIGPKKFKHDGKKYYVFTLFNRIIHGIAAISFIIIIPTGLIMMFGSTFGGGEFVKACKELHAVATVLFMISVIPMFLMWLKSMLFTGEDIKWFMILGGYLSKEKKPVPAGKFNAGQKMWFWVCTIGGVMMIFTGATLYVQDLNLAVLTMFGLSKIEMLRLCIIAHNTVGLAMVALFFTHVYMSIFAIKGAILSIINGYKEEEEVAILHSSYYKELEKNKK; encoded by the coding sequence ATGAAAAAATATTTGTTCTTAATGTTGGCGCTCTCTTCTGCCCTTTTTGCTTATTCAACGGTAAGTGAAGCTAATCAAGAAATTATCAATAATATGTTGTCTTATGAAAAAGATGGAAATACACATCTTGGAGATTTATTTGTATATCTTCAAACTAAACTTTTTGAAAATGCATATCTTTTTGTAATTGTTTTAGTTCCTTTAGTATTTTTTATTCACTATATGATTATTGGACCAAAGAAGTTTAAGCATGACGGTAAAAAGTATTATGTATTTACTTTATTTAATAGAATTATTCACGGTATTGCTGCTATTTCATTTATTATCATTATTCCAACAGGTCTTATAATGATGTTTGGTTCTACATTTGGTGGTGGTGAGTTTGTTAAGGCATGTAAAGAACTCCATGCTGTAGCAACAGTATTATTTATGATTAGTGTGATTCCTATGTTTTTAATGTGGCTTAAAAGTATGTTATTTACAGGTGAAGATATTAAATGGTTTATGATATTAGGTGGATATTTATCAAAAGAGAAAAAGCCTGTTCCTGCTGGTAAGTTTAATGCTGGTCAAAAAATGTGGTTTTGGGTTTGTACTATTGGTGGAGTTATGATGATTTTTACAGGTGCAACATTATATGTTCAAGATTTAAATCTTGCTGTATTAACTATGTTTGGATTAAGTAAAATTGAAATGTTAAGATTATGTATTATTGCTCATAATACTGTTGGTTTAGCAATGGTTGCCTTATTCTTTACTCATGTATATATGTCTATATTTGCTATAAAAGGTGCAATACTTAGTATTATAAATGGATATAAAGAAGAAGAGGAAGTAGCAATTTTACATAGTTCTTATTACAAAGAGTTAGAAAAAAACAAGAAATAA
- a CDS encoding HlyD family type I secretion periplasmic adaptor subunit, whose translation MNKYNYTQEDYEFMNSFSAAILEQSPKKFRLFLWFWIVTVIALISWAYFAQIDEIVRGEGTVVPRSENKMVQNLEGGIVEKLLVKEGDVVKKGQILLKIDNGKSQSDYEATNLKSLELTAKIVRLEAEVNNKEFNAEEFSSNAISQYIMNEKKLYIINKNNIESEILVLEEQLKQKKNDLSSARSSIGYLRNEYNLISEEVRIAKPLVARKIRSKVDFLKLKREANNIRKELANVRISIPKTQSLINEVKKKMVEIRDKFRKVSQEELNKTVAELERVNANVNNLKDKVVRTDVYSPTNGIVQQIFFNTIGGVIKPGENLVEIVPTGETLLIETKIKPADIAFIYFKQNAKVKFTAYDYSIYGGLEGSVIKISADTEMDENKDSFYTVHIQTNENHLTKGDRELSIIPGMVVNVDILTGKKTILDYILKPILKAKQYTFTER comes from the coding sequence ATGAATAAATATAACTATACTCAAGAAGATTATGAATTTATGAATAGTTTTAGTGCTGCTATTCTAGAGCAAAGTCCAAAAAAATTCAGATTATTTTTATGGTTTTGGATTGTTACCGTAATTGCCTTGATTTCATGGGCTTATTTTGCACAAATCGATGAAATTGTGCGTGGTGAAGGAACTGTAGTTCCTCGTAGTGAGAACAAAATGGTACAAAACCTTGAAGGAGGAATTGTAGAGAAATTACTAGTAAAAGAAGGTGATGTTGTAAAAAAAGGACAAATATTACTTAAAATTGATAATGGTAAATCTCAATCTGACTATGAAGCTACAAATTTAAAGTCATTAGAACTTACTGCAAAAATAGTTCGATTAGAAGCTGAAGTTAATAATAAAGAATTTAATGCGGAAGAGTTTTCTTCTAATGCTATTAGTCAATATATTATGAATGAAAAAAAACTATACATAATCAATAAGAATAATATTGAATCTGAAATATTAGTTTTAGAAGAGCAGTTAAAACAAAAGAAAAATGACTTATCTTCGGCTAGGTCTAGTATTGGATATTTAAGAAATGAATATAATCTTATCTCTGAAGAGGTACGAATTGCTAAGCCTTTAGTGGCAAGAAAAATTAGATCAAAAGTTGATTTTCTTAAATTAAAAAGAGAAGCTAATAATATTAGAAAAGAGTTAGCTAATGTGAGAATTTCTATTCCAAAAACTCAATCTTTGATAAATGAAGTAAAAAAGAAAATGGTTGAAATCAGAGATAAATTTAGAAAGGTTTCTCAAGAAGAATTAAATAAAACAGTTGCTGAACTTGAAAGAGTTAATGCAAATGTAAATAATTTAAAAGATAAAGTAGTAAGAACGGATGTTTATTCCCCTACTAATGGGATAGTACAACAAATATTTTTTAATACAATTGGTGGAGTTATTAAACCAGGTGAAAACCTAGTTGAGATTGTACCTACAGGTGAAACACTATTAATAGAAACAAAAATAAAACCTGCTGATATCGCTTTTATATATTTTAAACAAAATGCGAAAGTAAAATTCACAGCATATGATTATTCTATTTATGGTGGATTAGAAGGAAGTGTTATTAAAATTAGTGCAGATACAGAAATGGATGAAAATAAAGATAGTTTTTACACAGTTCACATACAAACAAATGAAAATCATTTAACAAAAGGTGATAGAGAATTATCTATTATTCCTGGAATGGTTGTTAATGTTGATATTTTAACTGGTAAAAAAACAATTCTAGATTACATCTTAAAGCCAATTTTAAAAGCAAAACAATATACATTTACGGAAAGATAA
- a CDS encoding TolC family outer membrane protein has protein sequence MKAIVTSALILSAVSTINLNALTLNEALNDALRTNPVILERLKNYDKTAYDLKIAKSEYAPTIDFVSRFGYEKTYSKHTTTGFEEKGLHIYRNSLTLTQNLFNGLATRYKIKYEKARVMAAAYNYVEKTNDVAFNVVKEYLNVLKYDRLYNLEQENILLTQDILGKTQELSDSGAGPLSDVKKVDSSLQLAEFNFLTQKNNLLDSEFNLGKLLGKKVRHVELSKPDFSYSLPTSLENATKHAVNFNPSMLVTNYNIGTAKYALDQSKSKFSPTLDFEFAYNLDKNTSGEEGHSKGYTALLVFKHNLYRGNFDVNTMRKNRLNVMQEYEIQREIKRQIIEGLQLSWSAYSMIEKQLVFLNSYQEESKATLDLYREEFEDGSRTLIDLLTAQDDYISARNKLIIAQYDWLFSKYRILDSMGEMVNSLFDDATAKYYKPVIAEYKPVSKSDEPHSFDRDGDNIKDEMDLCDNTTLGLAIDMYGCSTGKEDMNKENNSSSNTNNSFKNNFFSKNDGYTLSLATFSSKKEVDKFLANSNIVNNYLVIPYTTKNTNRQLYKIVSGLYDNKENAVIAMSKLSNVVKVNKPYMDNLENVKDLYFSYN, from the coding sequence ATGAAAGCGATAGTGACTTCTGCTTTAATACTTTCAGCAGTTTCAACAATAAATTTAAATGCTTTAACATTAAATGAAGCTTTAAATGACGCATTACGAACTAACCCAGTTATTCTCGAGCGTTTGAAAAATTATGATAAAACAGCTTATGATTTGAAAATCGCAAAATCAGAATATGCACCTACTATAGATTTTGTTAGTAGATTTGGGTATGAAAAAACGTATAGTAAACATACCACCACTGGTTTTGAAGAAAAAGGGCTTCATATATATAGAAACTCTTTAACTTTAACACAAAATTTATTTAATGGGTTAGCAACACGTTACAAAATTAAATATGAAAAAGCAAGAGTAATGGCAGCCGCATATAATTATGTTGAAAAAACAAATGATGTTGCTTTTAATGTTGTTAAAGAGTATTTAAATGTTTTAAAATATGATCGTTTATATAATCTTGAACAAGAAAATATTCTCTTAACTCAAGATATATTAGGTAAAACACAAGAACTTAGTGATTCAGGTGCTGGACCGCTATCTGATGTGAAAAAAGTTGATTCAAGCTTACAACTTGCTGAGTTTAACTTTCTAACACAAAAAAATAATCTCTTAGATTCTGAATTCAACCTTGGTAAATTACTTGGTAAAAAAGTAAGACATGTTGAATTAAGTAAACCAGATTTCAGTTATTCATTACCAACTTCTTTAGAAAATGCTACAAAACATGCAGTAAACTTCAACCCTTCTATGTTAGTTACTAATTATAATATTGGTACTGCAAAATATGCACTAGATCAAAGTAAAAGTAAATTCTCTCCTACTTTAGATTTTGAGTTTGCTTATAACTTAGATAAAAATACTAGTGGAGAAGAAGGACATTCTAAAGGATATACAGCATTATTAGTATTTAAACATAATTTATACAGAGGTAACTTTGATGTAAATACAATGAGAAAAAATAGATTAAATGTAATGCAAGAATATGAAATCCAAAGAGAAATAAAAAGACAAATTATTGAAGGCTTACAACTTTCGTGGTCAGCATATTCAATGATTGAAAAACAATTAGTTTTCTTAAACTCTTATCAAGAAGAAAGTAAAGCTACATTAGATTTATATAGAGAAGAGTTTGAAGATGGTTCAAGAACTTTAATAGATTTATTAACAGCACAAGATGATTATATCTCAGCTAGAAATAAATTGATTATTGCTCAATACGATTGGTTATTTTCTAAATATAGAATTTTAGATTCTATGGGTGAGATGGTTAATTCATTATTTGATGATGCAACAGCTAAATATTATAAACCTGTAATTGCAGAGTATAAACCAGTTTCTAAAAGCGATGAACCTCATAGTTTTGATAGAGATGGAGATAATATAAAAGATGAAATGGATCTATGTGATAACACAACACTAGGTTTAGCCATTGATATGTATGGGTGTTCAACAGGAAAAGAGGATATGAATAAAGAGAATAATAGTAGTTCAAATACTAATAATTCTTTTAAAAATAATTTCTTTTCAAAAAATGATGGTTATACTTTAAGTTTAGCAACTTTTTCTTCTAAAAAAGAAGTTGATAAGTTTTTAGCAAATAGCAACATAGTGAATAATTATTTAGTTATTCCATATACTACTAAAAACACAAATAGACAGTTGTACAAAATTGTTTCTGGATTATATGATAATAAAGAAAATGCAGTTATTGCAATGTCGAAATTATCAAATGTCGTGAAAGTTAATAAGCCTTATATGGATAATTTAGAAAATGTAAAAGATTTATATTTTAGTTACAATTAA
- a CDS encoding LuxR C-terminal-related transcriptional regulator: MKVILFSNDVTFTDRYKHLLMNFSYEIIKDYDQLCVEAQKRNLIIIMDIDECKDELSMFLNPLIEQYSYLIILDSYPTYEKGKKLISVGIRAYGNLMMDDIHLKEAINSVMDGNIWLYPEFINETVSRMRYESNPHTIELKLDILTHREKDVALLVIEKLSYQQISEKLDISLRTVKAHTKNIYEKFNVSNRLAFLLLFNQ, translated from the coding sequence ATGAAAGTAATACTATTCTCAAATGATGTGACATTTACTGATAGATATAAACATTTATTAATGAATTTTTCATATGAAATAATAAAAGATTACGATCAACTTTGTGTTGAAGCACAAAAGCGTAATCTAATTATAATTATGGATATTGATGAATGTAAAGATGAATTATCTATGTTTTTAAATCCATTAATAGAACAATATTCTTATCTTATAATTCTTGATTCCTACCCTACTTATGAAAAAGGTAAAAAATTGATTTCGGTAGGAATAAGAGCTTATGGAAATCTAATGATGGATGATATTCATTTAAAAGAAGCAATTAATAGCGTAATGGATGGTAATATTTGGCTTTACCCTGAGTTTATTAATGAAACAGTATCTAGAATGAGATATGAATCTAACCCTCATACGATAGAGTTAAAACTAGATATCCTTACCCATAGAGAAAAAGATGTTGCTCTTTTAGTCATAGAAAAATTGTCATATCAACAAATATCTGAAAAATTAGATATCTCATTAAGAACAGTAAAAGCACATACAAAAAATATTTATGAAAAGTTTAATGTATCAAATAGATTAGCTTTTTTACTTTTATTTAATCAATAA
- a CDS encoding type I secretion system permease/ATPase, producing the protein MENYNNEEGLNSLLDCLVTYTKFYHKPYTKEALIYGLPIEKGKEDPILFSISSAKGLFSRAASHAGLKTKFIKRKLENFSKLQLPVILLLKNKHCALLDSFSDDRSKIKIISELGGEVVEQWYEVESINEEYLGYAVLIKKGFNYKESELDKSLNIEKKHWFWSTLKLSRSIYFDVIFASFLVNLFVLATPLFTMSVYDRVIPNNAIETLWFFAAGVFVVYILDIFLKLVRSYFLEIAARKSDIIMSSLIFEKILGLKLENIPKPIGAFANTLKNFDMIRSFLTNATLVSFIDLPFTFIFLAVIYYIGGNIVIIPAVVIFLILITGLILKSPIQRNIRKINEVVSKKNSILIEVLNNIETLKSLGNVNHIQWDWEESNGKIAHKGLTSRMLSSFIPQFTAFLIQLNTVGVIIYGVYLINNFQLSMGALIAVVILGSRAVSPMGQAASLITNYEDASNAYNMLNDVMHKEVERPSEKNFVSHSGFEGKIEFRNVSFSYPNTDVEVLKNVSFVINPGEQVAILGKIGSGKSTILKLVLKLYEPTSGSIFVDDIDLSQIDPADLRRNLGYVSQRVSLFHGTLKENITFRASFVSDYDMAKAAKLSCVDSFANAHPRGYEMEVGENGDGLSGGQIQAVGISRVFLFNYPIMIFDEPTSSMDKQTEKKVLNNMKFNLLNKTMILVTQKMSLLELVDKVIVLNNNSVYINGDKEEVIKLLSEGGSYE; encoded by the coding sequence ATGGAAAATTATAATAATGAAGAAGGACTAAACTCTTTACTTGATTGTTTGGTTACTTATACGAAATTTTATCATAAACCTTATACTAAAGAAGCCCTTATTTATGGGCTTCCTATTGAAAAAGGTAAAGAAGATCCTATTCTTTTTTCAATTAGTAGTGCAAAAGGACTATTTTCAAGAGCTGCGTCACATGCAGGATTAAAAACAAAGTTTATAAAAAGAAAACTTGAAAATTTCTCAAAACTACAATTACCTGTAATATTATTATTGAAAAATAAACATTGTGCCTTACTAGATTCTTTTTCTGATGATAGATCAAAAATTAAAATTATCTCAGAACTTGGTGGAGAAGTAGTTGAGCAATGGTATGAAGTTGAATCAATCAATGAAGAATATTTAGGTTATGCAGTTTTAATTAAAAAAGGTTTTAATTATAAAGAATCAGAACTTGATAAAAGTTTAAATATTGAAAAAAAACATTGGTTCTGGAGTACTTTAAAACTTTCAAGAAGTATTTATTTTGATGTAATTTTTGCTTCTTTTTTAGTTAACCTTTTTGTTTTAGCAACTCCTTTATTTACAATGAGTGTATATGATAGAGTAATACCTAATAATGCAATTGAAACCTTATGGTTTTTTGCTGCTGGTGTATTTGTTGTATATATATTAGATATCTTCTTAAAATTAGTAAGAAGTTATTTTCTTGAAATTGCAGCACGAAAAAGTGATATTATTATGTCATCCCTAATTTTTGAAAAAATATTAGGTTTAAAATTAGAGAATATACCAAAACCAATTGGCGCATTTGCTAATACATTAAAGAACTTTGACATGATTAGATCTTTCCTTACAAATGCAACATTAGTTTCTTTTATTGATTTACCTTTTACATTCATATTTTTAGCTGTTATTTATTATATTGGTGGAAATATTGTTATTATTCCTGCTGTTGTTATATTTCTTATATTAATTACAGGTTTAATTTTAAAAAGTCCAATCCAAAGAAATATCAGAAAAATAAATGAAGTTGTTTCAAAAAAGAATTCAATATTGATTGAAGTCCTAAATAATATAGAAACATTAAAAAGTTTAGGTAATGTAAACCATATACAATGGGACTGGGAAGAAAGTAATGGAAAGATTGCTCATAAAGGGCTTACATCAAGAATGCTTTCATCATTTATTCCTCAATTTACTGCCTTTTTAATTCAATTAAATACTGTAGGTGTGATTATTTATGGTGTTTATTTAATAAATAACTTTCAACTTTCAATGGGTGCTTTAATTGCTGTTGTTATTTTAGGTTCCCGTGCAGTTTCACCTATGGGGCAAGCTGCATCATTAATTACAAACTATGAGGATGCCTCAAATGCATATAATATGTTAAATGATGTTATGCATAAAGAAGTTGAGCGACCAAGTGAGAAAAATTTTGTATCTCATAGCGGATTTGAAGGAAAAATTGAATTTAGAAATGTATCTTTTTCATATCCAAATACGGATGTAGAAGTTTTAAAAAATGTTTCCTTTGTTATTAATCCAGGTGAGCAAGTAGCAATACTAGGGAAAATTGGATCTGGTAAGAGTACTATTTTAAAACTAGTATTAAAACTTTATGAACCAACATCAGGTTCAATTTTTGTTGATGATATTGATTTATCTCAAATTGATCCTGCTGATTTACGTCGTAATTTGGGTTATGTTTCTCAACGAGTATCTCTATTTCATGGTACATTAAAAGAGAATATTACCTTTAGAGCATCATTTGTTAGTGACTATGATATGGCAAAAGCTGCAAAACTTTCTTGTGTTGATTCTTTTGCTAATGCACATCCAAGAGGTTATGAAATGGAAGTTGGTGAAAATGGCGATGGACTATCAGGTGGACAGATACAAGCTGTTGGTATTTCAAGAGTATTTTTATTTAATTATCCAATAATGATATTTGATGAACCAACCAGTTCAATGGACAAACAAACAGAAAAAAAAGTTTTAAATAATATGAAATTTAACTTATTAAATAAAACAATGATTTTAGTTACTCAAAAAATGTCTTTACTAGAATTAGTTGATAAAGTGATTGTTCTTAATAACAACTCTGTTTATATTAATGGTGATAAAGAAGAAGTAATTAAACTTTTATCAGAAGGAGGAAGTTATGAATAA